Proteins from a genomic interval of Planctomycetaceae bacterium:
- a CDS encoding ATP-binding cassette domain-containing protein — MGPNGAGKTTTIKILVGLSRPTSGSATIAGIDCVNDIRQGPQACWLHAR; from the coding sequence ATCGGGCCGAATGGTGCCGGAAAGACAACCACCATCAAGATTCTTGTGGGACTGTCTCGACCAACGTCAGGATCCGCGACCATCGCAGGAATCGACTGCGTGAATGATATTCGCCAAGGTCCGCAAGCTTGTTGGCTACATGCCCGATAA
- a CDS encoding LuxR C-terminal-related transcriptional regulator produces MQPHQIDPDVNSALIDSLCWSDWTAWCFLQRGEPAVRHCSRGFLKLWSIELPEKAVANHCPHVSEKQFRSCLTQAGVDADLLDEIRKHEFDAEGKFELITSTGLPIDLRWRTVLDIEAEARGWLLRFQTGSTETEEPGLPTAITGRIQDALIRLKSLTEREKEVLDLLFEGRTNKAIALTIHISEKTVEKHRARIMQKLNVSNPAQLFRIASHASLARFVDISAD; encoded by the coding sequence ATGCAACCTCATCAAATTGATCCGGATGTCAATTCTGCGCTGATTGATTCGCTGTGCTGGTCCGATTGGACTGCCTGGTGTTTCTTACAGCGAGGTGAGCCCGCGGTACGCCATTGCTCGCGCGGATTCCTGAAACTTTGGTCGATCGAGCTGCCTGAAAAAGCGGTCGCAAACCACTGCCCGCACGTCAGCGAAAAGCAATTCCGGTCCTGCCTGACTCAGGCTGGCGTAGACGCAGATCTGCTGGATGAGATTCGAAAGCATGAGTTCGACGCAGAGGGCAAGTTTGAACTTATCACAAGTACAGGATTACCGATCGACCTTCGCTGGCGGACGGTTCTCGATATCGAAGCGGAAGCTCGGGGGTGGTTGCTGAGGTTTCAGACCGGCTCAACGGAGACAGAAGAACCCGGATTGCCGACTGCGATCACCGGCCGTATTCAGGATGCCCTGATCCGGTTAAAGTCGCTGACGGAACGGGAAAAAGAAGTTCTGGATCTCTTGTTCGAAGGTCGAACAAACAAAGCGATTGCTCTAACGATTCATATCAGTGAAAAGACCGTTGAAAAACACCGCGCGAGAATTATGCAGAAACTGAACGTTTCAAACCCGGCGCAGCTGTTTCGCATTGCTTCGCACGCTTCCCTCGCGCGGTTTGTCGATATTAGTGCCGACTAG
- a CDS encoding c-type cytochrome domain-containing protein, producing MLRASAFFSPCCLFFFHFCTIALAVDETGSSRPTAVSYQKEVAPILQRYCLGCHNSSETEGGVSLHTKAAIQAGGDNGPLLSGDDPANSLLLSVLTSDGDDHMPPADELQPEESEIELIRQWLHQGAKFDGDHLLMKTLPPISPTGNRHQTSVFSLAFSRNGHQRFEGRFRSVHIANLSEGSSNQASAVVTVEGGKITSAQPDPKSDDSLLISTGIAGFSGRGLRISLPDGSIQTEFGGHTDIVYSIAATNDGRLIATAGYDRLIRIHDGQSGTILRTLTGHNGAIFDLSFCPDTSILASASADGTIKIWNAETGERFDTLSQPQAEQYACVFSPDGRFLYAAGADNRIRQWQLVSRTEPRINPLLEARFAHEAAISQISISGDGLYLATAAEDGSIKIWNSDSLTQIAVTQLQNDLPASLKFHPAQPKTFIGTISGKIETLEVPTETSSTIDSGSNKMSAIVLATDQPLNTVAEAEPNNAPAEAQLVAFPAVITGTISPSAPSEKQETEDTVLAGSDSDSSDYYAFAAVRGQQIQIEVRAAQDKSPLDSHIEVLTANGDRILQAQLQAVRDSYFTFRGKDSDTSDDFRMFNWREMELNQYLFSDGEVVKLWLYPRGPDSGFKVYPGFGKRYTYFGTTPTSHALQAPAFIVEPIRPGRPVVDNGLPVFPVFYENDDDPLRMWGSDSRLTFIAPEDATYIVRIRDARGFSGDEFRYQLTLRSPKPDFSIALGGGKVNVKPGTGQELSFTATRIDGYDGPIDLSVENLPAGFSTSLPTSIEPQQLQAFATILANDDANQPGDEAIQKVRFIAKATIDGKEISHEIGGLTELKLTDQPRITVSIHELDASGMASGDHSAELILPVGQTTRALLRVVRNGFDGNVEFGKEDAGRNLPHGVFVDNIGLNGLMLLPGQSEREIFITVANWVPEQSRMFYLQSKVNGITSPPVTVHIRR from the coding sequence ATGCTCCGCGCATCTGCGTTTTTCAGCCCCTGCTGTTTGTTCTTCTTCCATTTCTGCACCATCGCGCTGGCCGTCGATGAAACTGGCTCAAGCAGGCCGACTGCCGTGTCCTATCAAAAGGAAGTGGCTCCGATCCTTCAGCGGTATTGTCTCGGGTGTCATAACTCGTCTGAAACCGAAGGAGGCGTTTCGCTTCACACAAAAGCGGCAATACAAGCCGGCGGCGACAATGGTCCCCTCCTGTCCGGAGACGACCCTGCCAACAGCCTGCTGCTCTCAGTTCTGACATCCGACGGCGATGACCATATGCCCCCGGCAGACGAACTTCAGCCGGAAGAATCCGAAATCGAACTGATCCGACAATGGCTTCATCAGGGAGCAAAATTCGACGGCGACCATTTGCTGATGAAGACTCTGCCTCCGATTTCTCCCACGGGCAATCGCCACCAGACATCGGTCTTCAGTCTGGCATTCAGTCGAAACGGACATCAGAGATTTGAGGGACGATTCCGCAGCGTCCACATCGCCAACTTATCAGAAGGCTCCTCCAATCAGGCGTCAGCAGTCGTCACTGTCGAGGGAGGGAAAATTACGTCTGCTCAGCCGGACCCGAAATCCGACGATTCGCTGCTGATCTCCACGGGCATTGCGGGGTTCTCTGGCCGAGGTCTGCGCATCAGTTTGCCCGATGGATCCATTCAGACGGAATTCGGCGGACATACAGACATTGTCTACAGCATTGCAGCAACAAATGACGGCCGACTCATCGCGACCGCTGGATATGATCGACTGATCCGGATTCACGACGGCCAAAGCGGCACAATCCTGCGAACACTCACCGGACACAACGGAGCCATCTTTGATTTGTCCTTCTGTCCCGATACTTCGATCCTTGCCAGTGCCAGTGCGGACGGGACCATCAAGATATGGAACGCTGAGACCGGCGAACGATTCGATACTTTAAGCCAACCCCAGGCGGAACAATATGCCTGCGTCTTCAGCCCTGATGGCCGATTTTTGTATGCTGCCGGGGCCGACAACCGCATTCGTCAGTGGCAACTGGTAAGTCGTACAGAACCCCGGATTAATCCGTTACTGGAAGCCAGATTCGCACATGAAGCTGCGATCAGCCAGATCAGTATTTCCGGTGACGGCTTGTACCTGGCAACAGCAGCCGAAGATGGTTCAATCAAGATCTGGAATTCAGACAGCCTCACACAAATCGCCGTCACCCAGCTGCAAAACGATCTGCCAGCGTCATTAAAGTTCCACCCGGCGCAACCAAAGACATTCATTGGCACCATCTCCGGAAAGATCGAAACTCTGGAAGTTCCGACGGAAACGTCATCAACCATCGATTCCGGCAGCAACAAGATGTCAGCAATCGTGCTCGCTACTGACCAACCGCTGAATACTGTTGCTGAAGCCGAACCAAACAATGCACCCGCAGAAGCGCAACTGGTCGCCTTTCCCGCTGTTATCACTGGAACCATTTCCCCCAGTGCCCCATCGGAAAAACAGGAAACGGAGGACACAGTCCTCGCTGGTTCCGATTCCGACAGCAGTGATTACTATGCATTCGCTGCTGTCCGGGGACAACAAATTCAAATCGAAGTCCGGGCCGCGCAGGACAAATCACCACTGGATTCACATATCGAAGTCCTGACAGCAAATGGTGATCGAATTCTGCAGGCACAACTTCAGGCGGTTCGCGACTCCTACTTCACCTTCCGCGGAAAGGACTCAGACACAAGTGACGATTTCCGAATGTTTAACTGGCGGGAAATGGAACTGAACCAGTATCTGTTTTCGGATGGAGAGGTCGTCAAACTGTGGCTTTACCCACGAGGGCCGGATTCCGGTTTCAAAGTCTATCCGGGATTCGGAAAACGCTACACATACTTCGGGACAACACCCACATCACACGCCCTTCAGGCACCCGCGTTTATTGTTGAACCCATTCGCCCTGGAAGGCCTGTTGTCGACAATGGTCTGCCGGTGTTCCCGGTATTTTATGAAAACGATGACGACCCGTTGCGCATGTGGGGCAGTGATTCTCGCCTGACATTCATTGCCCCCGAAGATGCGACATACATCGTCCGAATTCGGGATGCTCGAGGGTTCTCCGGAGACGAGTTTCGTTATCAGCTCACCCTGCGGTCTCCAAAACCCGACTTCTCCATCGCCTTGGGGGGCGGCAAAGTGAACGTCAAACCGGGAACAGGTCAGGAACTCTCATTTACCGCCACACGAATTGATGGCTATGACGGACCGATTGACCTGTCGGTAGAGAATCTGCCAGCAGGATTCTCAACATCGCTTCCAACCAGCATAGAACCTCAGCAACTTCAGGCCTTTGCGACAATTCTGGCAAATGATGATGCAAATCAGCCAGGCGATGAAGCAATTCAGAAAGTTCGATTCATTGCAAAGGCGACGATTGATGGGAAGGAAATCTCCCACGAAATTGGCGGTCTGACCGAACTGAAGCTGACCGACCAACCCAGAATCACCGTCTCCATTCACGAATTGGATGCCAGCGGAATGGCGTCCGGCGACCACAGTGCAGAACTGATCCTGCCCGTCGGACAAACCACACGAGCCCTGCTTCGAGTCGTGCGGAATGGGTTTGATGGCAATGTGGAATTCGGAAAGGAAGATGCCGGACGGAATCTGCCACATGGTGTTTTCGTCGACAACATTGGCCTGAATGGACTGATGCTGCTGCCCGGACAAAGCGAGAGAGAGATCTTCATCACTGTCGCAAACTGGGTTCCCGAACAAAGTCGCATGTTCTACCTGCAGTCGAAAGTCAATGGTATTACATCGCCACCTGTCACAGTTCACATTCGACGCTGA
- a CDS encoding pseudouridine synthase, whose product MPGTSHPDFVIFEDEHLAAVHKPTGIFVHRTDGWDRHLTPLLQTVRKTIGQRVYTIHRLDRATSGVVLFGKTKEASSELHAMFRERRVKKTYVALVRGYCDDCGTIEFPLRPRQPNSADKSVPISNVELPEQECCTRYVTNARYELPFKSTRYDTTRCSLATLHPETGRWHQIRRHVNRIGHPVIGDTTHGDNTQNRFFRQQFGLSRLMLAATGLSFVHPWTQKEITISCPPSPSFQEIVDRICQWSVRI is encoded by the coding sequence ATGCCCGGCACATCTCACCCAGACTTCGTAATTTTCGAAGACGAGCATCTTGCAGCGGTGCACAAACCCACGGGGATCTTTGTTCACCGAACCGATGGCTGGGATCGCCATCTCACACCGCTTCTGCAGACAGTCCGGAAGACAATCGGGCAACGCGTCTACACGATTCATCGCCTGGATCGAGCCACGTCAGGTGTGGTTCTTTTCGGGAAAACCAAAGAAGCGTCTTCTGAACTGCATGCAATGTTTCGCGAACGGCGTGTGAAAAAGACTTACGTCGCACTGGTTCGGGGATACTGTGACGACTGCGGTACAATTGAATTTCCGCTTCGTCCGCGACAGCCAAATTCAGCGGACAAGTCCGTCCCCATTTCCAATGTGGAATTGCCCGAACAGGAATGCTGCACTCGATACGTAACCAACGCACGCTACGAATTGCCCTTCAAATCAACTCGCTACGACACCACACGCTGCAGCCTGGCAACGTTGCATCCGGAAACCGGTCGCTGGCACCAGATCCGGCGGCACGTTAACCGAATCGGACATCCCGTCATCGGTGATACGACGCATGGCGACAATACGCAGAACCGGTTCTTCAGGCAGCAATTTGGACTCAGTCGACTGATGCTGGCGGCAACCGGACTATCGTTCGTTCATCCGTGGACGCAGAAGGAAATCACCATTTCCTGCCCTCCGTCTCCAAGCTTTCAGGAAATTGTGGATCGCATTTGTCAGTGGTCGGTCCGGATCTGA